In the genome of Aspergillus luchuensis IFO 4308 DNA, chromosome 2, nearly complete sequence, one region contains:
- the RIO1 gene encoding serine/threonine-protein kinase RIO1 (COG:D,T;~EggNog:ENOG410PG2F;~InterPro:IPR018935,IPR000687,IPR011009,IPR017407;~PFAM:PF01163;~go_function: GO:0004674 - protein serine/threonine kinase activity [Evidence IEA];~go_function: GO:0005524 - ATP binding [Evidence IEA]), producing MAAPNADAQASGLADGLNPAHTYIPNQGYVNPDGSLPAMAGQDSAAQQNEDEEDDYYDDIFEEELDEEDFTSSNPADLTKSYNRQRKTNELSADPNTPKWTLPKTNTQKPSVNTRASVDDQVKSLTKHAGKIKLDDMQSGMATRGDRGGDRADRATSEQVLDPRTRMILLQMINREIVSEIHGCLSTGKEANVYYSISYPDNEETPLHRAIKVYKTSILVFKDRDKYVTGEFRFRQGYSKSNNRAMVKLWAEKEMRNLRRIYAAGIPCPEPIHLRLHVLVMGFVGNSKGIAAPRLKDVEFNIPDPDAKWREIYMELLGYMRVMYQTCHLVHADLSEYNMLYHKNKLHIIDVSQSVEHDHPRSLEFLRMDIKNISDFFRRKNVDVLTERAVFEFVISSDGPTTVAPAEPMLEAIEHLFATRNDNAEGDTEVDAAVFRQQYIPQTLEQVYDFERDAEQVRAGKGDDLVYRDLLAGEKKKKAEGHDEDEEEEGSEAGSDGGVSVDEGSDSEDGEKDPFAKKAPRGKRFEDKDEKRDHKQKVKEEKREKRANKMPKHMKKRLVSSSSRKKK from the coding sequence AGACGGCTCCCTCCCCGCTATGGCGGGGCAAGACTCTGCGGCGCAACAaaacgaagacgaagaggatgactaCTACGATGATATCTTTGAGGAAGagctcgatgaagaagacttcACCTCGTCGAACCCCGCCGATCTAACGAAATCCTACAATCGCCAGCGCAAAACGAACGAGCTCTCTGCGGACCCCAACACTCCCAAGTGGACCTTACCGAAGACGAACACCCAGAAACCGTCTGTCAACACTCGCGCCTCCGTGGACGATCAAGTGAAGTCATTGACGAAGCATGCCGGCAAGATCAAGTTGGACGATATGCAGTCAGGCATGGCGACCCGTGGTGATCGGGGTGGCGACAGGGCGGACCGCGCTACCTCCGAGCAGGTGCTGGATCCCCGCACACGTATGATCCTGCTACAGATGATCAACCGAGAGATTGTCTCCGAGATTCACGGATGTCTGTCGACCGGTAAAGAAGCCAACGTCTACTACTCCATCTCATACCCCGATAACGAGGAGACGCCCCTCCACCGCGCCATTAAGGTCTACAAGACGAGCATCCTGGTCTTCAAGGACAGAGACAAGTATGTCACTGGTGAATTCCGTTTCAGACAAGGATACAGCAAGAGCAACAACCGGGCAATGGTCAAGCTGtgggcggagaaggaaatgCGTAACCTGCGCCGTATCTACGCTGCCGGCATCCCCTGCCCCGAACCCATCCACCTGCGCCTCCACGTCCTGGTCATGGGCTTTGTCGGAAACTCCAAGGGTATTGCCGCTCCTAGACTCAAGGACGTTGAGTTCAACATCCCCGACCCCGATGCCAAGTGGCGCGAGATCTACATGGAGTTGCTCGGCTACATGCGCGTGATGTACCAGACCTGCCATCTGGTCCACGCCGATCTGAGCGAATACAACATGCTTTACCACAAGAACAAGCTCCACATTATCGATGTCAGTCAGAGTGTCGAACACGACCACCCCCGCAGTTTGGAGTTCCTGCGTATGGATATCAAGAACATCAGCGACTTCTTCCGTCGCAAGAACGTCGACGTCCTCACCGAACGGGCTGTCTTCGAATTCGTCATCTCCAGCGATGGCCCTACCACCGTCGCACCCGCAGAGCCAATGCTTGAAGCCATCGAGCACCTCTTCGCCACCCGCAATGACAACGCCGAAGGCGACACCGAAGTCGACGCCGCCGTCTTCCGTCAACAATACATCCCTCAAACCCTGGAACAGGTGTACGACTTTGAGCGTGACGCTGAGCAAGTCCGTGCCGGTAAGGGCGACGACCTCGTTTACCGGGATCTTCTCGcaggcgagaagaagaagaaggcagagggccatgatgaggatgaagaggaagagggctCTGAAGCTGGCTCTGACGGTGGCGTATCTGTCGATGAGGGATCCGACTCGGAAGACGGAGAAAAAGATCCTTTCGCGAAGAAGGCGCCCCGCGGTAAGCGATTCGAAGATAAGGACGAGAAGCGCGACCACAAGCAAaaggtcaaggaggagaagcgcgagaagcgCGCGAATAAGATGCCGAAGCATATGAAGAAACGTCTCgtttcttcgtcgtcgaggaagaagaaatga
- a CDS encoding uncharacterized protein (COG:T;~EggNog:ENOG410PQ9E;~InterPro:IPR000719,IPR011009;~go_function: GO:0004672 - protein kinase activity [Evidence IEA];~go_function: GO:0005524 - ATP binding [Evidence IEA];~go_process: GO:0006468 - protein phosphorylation [Evidence IEA]), whose amino-acid sequence MDPVSLALSIFGTLDICLGYGKRLVELCRAIRNLKNDLAQIALVIEGVWLKTEVQLDILRRLLRAGSLDHTLASHYGDALQRLDMKISGAVAGLEAVQKRSISSSKFPQAAWTVYLKRHLEEVVSDLEEWQRRFDPSWYLITFIVNPLVDEQLESKKNQDPSAAKLLEFRKAVQQISSAKPPTNGPVFKDPALLEPGQRISGTSNYLSQYVNSRREVLLDSTSYTRKSALTSRVHVRDLARLLCLVDPSTFSLLKCDGVIEIRTDQDTQYQFIFEVPHELQSPRTLRSLLAEHPRISLSKRVQLAKQLARSVMFVHTTGFVHKGIRPETIMIFRKDNEDIGPSFLVGFERVRRAEAQTDKLGDLEWERNLYRHPVRQGLWSEEAFTMQHDIYSLGVCLLEMALWNSFVRNDSIGTTTPWSELAIQDAIVDKDARRGGFAMKRKLVAMAKDRLPAMVGDQYTNIVLACLCCLDGVDDNIFRDVKDDDDIVIGVRFIENVLVKLEELHI is encoded by the exons ATGGATCCTGtgtctctcgctctctccatctttgGAACCTTGGATATATGTCTCGG TTACGGTAAGCGCCTCGTTGAATTATGTCGCGCAATACGCAACCTCAAAAACGACCTCGCTCAGATTGCTTTGGTAATTGAAGGCGTATGGCTGAAGACGGAGGTTCAGCTGGACATATTGAGGCGTTTATTGAGAGCTGGATCGTTAGACCATACACTGGCTAGTCACTATGGGGATGCTCTCCAGCGACTGGACATGAAGATCTCAGGCGCCGTGGCGGGCTTAGAGGCTGTTCAGAAACGCTCAATTTCCAGTTCGAAATTCCCTCAAGCGGCTTGGACAGTATACCTGAAACGACATCTTGAGGAAGTGGTTAGCGATCTCGAGGAATGGCAGCGCCGGTTCGATCCGTCGTGGTACCTTATCACGTTCATTGTCAATCCGCTTGTGGACGAGCAATTAGAGTCAAAGAAGAACCAGGACCCGTCTGCAGCCAAGCTGTTGGAATTTAGAAAAGCTGTGCAGCAGATTTCGTCGGCGAAACCCCCAACCAACGGCCCAGTCTTCAAAGACCCAGCTCTCCTTGAACCAGGACAGCGTATCTCGGGCACCAGCAACTACCTTTCTCAATATGTCAATAGTAGACGGGAGGTCCTTCTCGATAGCACGAGCTACACTCGCAAATCGGCTTTGACAAGCCGAGTCCATGTTAGAGACTTAGCGCGACTTCTCTGCCTTGTCGACCCCTCAACATTTAGCCTTTTGAAATGCGACGGTGTGATCGAGATCCGGACTGACCAAGATACCCAATATCAATTCATATTCGAGGTTCCCCACGAACTGCAATCCCCGAGAACCCTTCGCAGTCTTCTTGCGGAACACCCACGCATTTCTCTGAGCAAGCGCGTTCAACTTGCGAAACAACTTGCCCGATCAGTCATGTTCGTGCACACCACTGGCTTTGTGCACAAGGGCATCCGACCGGAAACCATAATGATTTTCCGCAAAGATAACGAAGACATCggcccttctttccttgtcGGTTTCGAGCGTGTTCGACGCGCAGAAGCCCAGACCGATAAACTCGGTGACCTGGAATGGGAAAGGAACCTCTACCGACATCCCGTGCGGCAGGGACTCTGGTCGGAAGAAGCATTCACCATGCAACATGACATTTACAGCCTGGGGGTTTGTCTTCTAGAGATGGCCCTATGGAATTCATTTGTTCGTAATGACAGCATCGGAACCACAACTCCTTGGTCGGAGCTAGCCATTCAAGATGCAATCGTAGACAAGGACGCTCGACGTGGAGGGTTTGCTATGAAACGAAAACTCGTCGCAATGGCCAAGGATCGACTTCCTGCTATGGTTGGGGATCAGTACACGAATATTGTTCTCGCGTGTCTATGCTGTCTAGACGGGGTAGACGATAATATCTTTCGCGATGTcaaagacgatgatgatattgtcaTAGGTGTCCGGTTTATTGAGAAt GTACTGGTTAAATTGGAGGAATTGCACATATAA
- a CDS encoding uncharacterized protein (COG:T;~EggNog:ENOG410PQCF;~InterPro:IPR008271,IPR002110,IPR020683,IPR036770, IPR000719,IPR011009;~PFAM:PF12796,PF00023,PF07714,PF00069,PF13637, PF13606;~go_function: GO:0004672 - protein kinase activity [Evidence IEA];~go_function: GO:0005515 - protein binding [Evidence IEA];~go_function: GO:0005524 - ATP binding [Evidence IEA];~go_process: GO:0006468 - protein phosphorylation [Evidence IEA]) gives MDEIAKSFRLNVTAVSESCNREILQHSSDDAGKDNGRTVVIWNRKDDLTKDVYLEKSQSGQLRVVKQVTTTDKSINYRSEIDLMGRISRATDKPLFVQFIGWFPYKNHVCLAMEYCPYGDLKSYYTRPIPEAEARNICTQLLDGLEVLHSLGIVHRDIKPENVLVFQKTPMKVKITDFGVSKRALEGQTEHRTACGTMGFMAPEVLHLVDDTKEDSTFTSAVDIWSLGCLLYYILTKQTPFSKYELLRDYAKGRTAFPDGHLKEYHVSRQGRKFIERLLDPLPEARPSASADLTSYWTIPDTGEESIYPEPPSPGDADPSGFSRAFGDSTQPPINDAQWIGFPDVPFELGPLSDNDMDYFSTELWNFVKSARTFDRASTVKLQALLTTHASPSRLHNGYTALHIASESAPAEWVKLLLEYGADAHIRTEPGRETSLHLSTSKGDLEDFTKKSELLLAIRAVREGINAQNSNGDTVLHLAIARFGTVSAIQPLLDAEASTNIKGRQGRTPLLYALYLEQEAVATELLDRDSDPHALDNGGFSALHYAIASRTISIQFIKRLLDAGVDVNWKNEDDRTPLYLAAQKSKQEVMRLLLDHGAIPELGNPRLDIRVNQVQFATKIGLKSLWPFS, from the exons ATGGATGAAATAGCAAAAAGCTTCAGACTAAATGTGACGGCCGTTTCTGAGAGCTGCAACAGAGAGATCCTGCAACATAGCTCCGATGACGCAGGGAAGGACAACGGGAGAACAGTGGTAATATGGAATAGAAAGGACGATCTGACTAAAGATGTATACCTTGAGAAGTCGCAGTCCGGTCAGTTGCGGGTGGTCAAGCAGGTCACCACAACCGACAAGAGCATCAATTATAGGTCGGAGATAGACCTCATGGGAAGAATTTCCCGAGCTACGGa CAAGCCGCTTTTCGTCCAATTCATCGGGTGGTTCCCGTACAAGAACCATGTCTGTCTCGCGATGGAATATTGCCCCTACGGCGACCTCAAAAGTTACTACACACGTCCCATTCCCGAAGCTGAGGCTCGGAATATATGCACACAACTATTGGACGGCCTAGAGGTGCTGCACAGTCTCGGCATTGTGCATCGTGACATCAAACCAGAG AACGTGTTAGTCTTCCAGAAGACTCCCATGAAGGTCAAGATCACAGATTTTGGAGTGAGCAAGCGTGCACTAGAAGGGCAAACGGAGCACCGAACAGCTTGTGGAACGATGGGTTTTATGGCGCCTGAGGTCTTGCATCTCGTGGACGATACGAAAGAAGACTCGACGTTTACCAGCGCGGTCGACATCTGGTCACTTGGGTGCCTGCTCTACTACATTCTCACCAAGCAGACCCCGTTCAGCAAGTATGAGCTACTTCGCGACTATGCCAAGGGCCGCACAGCATTCCCTGACGGTCATCTGAAAGAATACCACGTCAGCCGTCAGGGGCGTAAGTTTATTGAGAGACTATTGGATCCGCTCCCTGAAGCTCGTCCATCAGCGTCAGCGGACTTGACAAGTTACTGGACTATCCCAGATACAGGCGAAGAGTCAATATACCCAGAGCCTCCTAGCCCAGGAGATGCCGATCCATCTGGCTTCTCCCGCGCCTTTGGCGACTCAACACAACCGCCAATCAATGATGCGCAATGGATTGGCTTTCCCGATGTTCCGTTTGAGCTGGGTCCATTATCAGACAATGATATG GACTACTTCTCCACAGAGCTCTGGAATTTCGTCAAATCAGCTCGAACCTTCGACCGAGCCAGTACAGTCAAGCTCCAGGCACTTCTGACAACTCATGCAAGCCCCAGCAGGCTACACAATGGCTACACGGCTTTGCACATCGCCTCAGAATCTGCCCCAGCGGAGTGGGTCAAACTACTTCTAGAATACGGCGCCGATGCCCATATCCGCACAGAACCCGGTCGTGAGACTTCCCTACACCTGTCGACCTCCAAAGGCGACCTGGAAGATTTCACAAAGAAGTCAGAGCTACTACTAGCCATCCGCGCTGTCCGGGAAGGCATCAACGCGCAAAATTCCAATGGTGACACAGTCCTGCATCTCGCAATTGCCCGTTTTGGGACCGTTTCTGCAATCCAGCCTTTACTCGACGCCGAGGCATCAACAAATATCAAGGGGCGACAGGGGCGCACGCCACTTCTGTACGCTCTTTACCTGGAGCAAGAGGCGGTAGCGACAGAATTGTTGGACAGAGATTCTGACCCTCACGCACTTGACAATGGGGGGTTTTCTGCTCTTCACTATGCCATTGCATCGAGGACCATCAGTATACAGTTTATCAAACGATTGCTTGACGCCGGTGTCGACGTGAATTGGAAGAACGAAGACGACCGTACGCCCTTATACCTGGCCGCccagaaaagcaaacagGAAGTCATGCGTCTACTCCTAGACCATGGCGCGATTCCCGAGCTTGGGAATCCACGACTCGATATCCGCGTGAACCAGGTTCAGTTTGCAACGAAGATTGGATTGAAATCTCTGTGGCCATTTTCGTGA
- the ATG17 gene encoding autophagy-related protein 17 (COG:O;~EggNog:ENOG410PHBJ;~InterPro:IPR007240;~PFAM:PF04108;~go_process: GO:0006914 - autophagy [Evidence IEA]), with the protein MSASGSLSAGSDASGPDTPAGDQGNALPQLDSLISHLVAAKRSLSSINHVWRANEIVTSARSALEESVVISARTGFLRRGLNNQLRLLYSVRSEVEEVSLRGRSEFASVLKSLDTADARLRKTLHSLRDTIVHSSFRPDGEEPRSLHDFVDERGVEELRAALKSSIDRTNEAQAELDTSNSAFDDELQSIKQALGNYREATKLASSSSSSSSASNSSLPSLSSMPPMLQSLEMHAQEMANLLESLVQHFDLCVTAVKHTEGGGAAARSITGDMPAAVTVSGRGVPNIEQGIHDNLNAPLDPLSESDYQEMVNVLIKDAAEAEDVVMEIQDRIGDMESILENVLSQRDVLLSIYNATTGVFRHLSSLATARLPGYIAQAHSFTRVWGEEHDRINGGLADLSDLNTLYDGFLEAYDGLILEVARRRHVRQRVEKVLRETKHKLDQLYEEDVNARETFRVEQGDYLPSDIWPGIGREPMRIEFRRISGGNLKGVSPEQPDAQDQPAAEPNEPQPAPSESTEEGEVIPHLPKSLVEEALHRLKARNRQAM; encoded by the coding sequence ATGTCAGCATCAGGGTCATTATCGGCCGGCAGCGATGCGTCTGGCCCCGATACGCCAGCTGGAGACCAGGGCAACGCATTGCCTCAGTTGGATTCTCTCATTTCCCACCTGGTGGCAGCAAAACGGTCCCtgtcatccatcaatcacgTGTGGCGTGCCAATGAAATTGTAACTTCCGCTCGCTCTGCTTTGGAAGAGAGTGTCGTGATTTCCGCACGGACTGGCTTTCTCCGACGCGGGCTTAACAATCAACTGCGGCTTTTATACAGTGTCCGCTctgaagtcgaagaagtctCCCTCCGGGGCCGGTCGGAGTTCGCTAGTGTCTTGAAAAGCCTGGATACTGCTGATGCCCGATTGAGAAAGACGCTTCACTCCTTACGGGATACAATCGTTCACTCTTCATTTCGTCCCGACGGCGAAGAACCCAGAAGCTTACATGACTTTGTGGATGAACgtggggttgaggagctTCGTGCGGCTTTGAAGAGCTCAATTGATCGCACCAATGAGGCGCAGGCGGAACTGGATACTTCCAACTCCGCGTTCGATGATGAACTCCAGTCCATCAAGCAAGCTCTTGGTAATTACCGAGAAGCTACCAAGTtagcttcctcgtcctcatcttcgtcatccgcGTCTAATTCGAGCCTGCCGTCGTTGTCATCAATGCCACCCATGTTACAGTCATTGGAGATGCATGCGCAGGAAATGGCCAATCTGCTAGAGTCCTTAGTTCAGCATTTCGACCTTTGTGTAACTGCTGTAAAACACACGGAAGGTGGTGGAGCTGCCGCGCGATCCATTACCGGGGATATGCCCGCTGCCGTCACCGTCAGTGGCCGTGGAGTACCGAATATCGAGCAAGGCATTCATGACAATCTAAACGCCCCACTTGATCCTTTGAGTGAGTCTGACTACCAGGAGATGGTGAATGTCTTAATCAAGGATGCAGCAGAGGCCGAAGACGTGGTCATGGAAATTCAAGATCGTATTGGCGACATGGAGTCCATACTCGAGAACGTCTTGTCTCAACGTGAtgttcttctctccatctacaATGCTACTACTGGCGTCTTCCGACACCTGTCGTCTCTTGCAACTGCGCGTCTACCGGGTTATATCGCTCAGGCACACAGCTTTACCCGCGTATGGGGCGAAGAGCACGATCGTATCAATGGTGGGCTAGCAGACCTGTCCGATCTCAACACCCTCTACGACGGGTTTTTAGAAGCCTATGATGGCTTGATTCTGGAAGTGGCACGCCGACGGCACGTACGACAGCGTGTGGAAAAGGTGCTTCGAGAAACGAAACACAAGTTGGATCAGCTGTACGAAGAGGATGTCAATGCTCGCGAAACGTTCCGAGTTGAGCAAGGGGACTATTTGCCATCCGACATTTGGCCTGGTATCGGCCGCGAGCCGATGCGAATAGAATTTCGACGCATATCCGGGGGCAACCTCAAGGGAGTCTCTCCCGAACAGCCGGATGCACAAGACCAGCCAGCTGCTGAACCCAATGAGCCCCAACCAGCGCCCTCTGAAAGCacagaggagggagaagttaTACCGCATCTCCCCAAATCCCTGGTTGAAGAGGCTCTTCATCGCCTCAAGGCGAGAAATAGACAAGCCATGTAG
- a CDS encoding F-box/WD repeat-containing protein (BUSCO:EOG09260KIY;~COG:K;~EggNog:ENOG410QDQX;~InterPro:IPR001810,IPR036322,IPR015943,IPR001680, IPR036047,IPR019775,IPR020472,IPR017986;~PFAM:PF00646,PF00400,PF12937;~go_function: GO:0005515 - protein binding [Evidence IEA]) — translation MESTRSQEEKAISSPPAFTSIFGGHAESAEEIDADADNSQLKPHNRNNVTATSAKLVGKSVAPFLAKHVPDQYAPLGSQNREPAALSSANSRYCYRHRPDRKCRRQADEPTMDKLQRELESLPQSDQQGIAHVWSLFSAAPAKHRKLILQGIMAQCCFPQLSFISTTVRDLIRIDFIAALPPEISFKILCYLDTTSLCKAAQVSRRWRALADDDVVWHRMCEQHIHRKCKKCGWGLPLLDRKRLRESKREIELRATTWDVNSPSPKETPALLEGSSPVADSSVGTSTGKRKPEPNEEETAVVKRHCQSLAMRPEGSEDYFKTRYRPWKEVYKDRFKVGTNWKYGRCSIRIFKGHTNGVMCLQFEDNILATGSYDATIKIWDTETGQEIRTLRGHESGIRCLQFDDTKLISGSMDGSVKVWNWRTGDCISTYTGHRGGVIGLHFDATILASASVDKTVKIWNFEDKSTCLLRGHTDWVNAVRVDTASRTVFSASDDCTVRLWDLDTKSCIRTFHGHVGQVQQVVPLPREFEFEEHDVECENDNLSTVSGDTEPASLQATLGLESNAVISQNSPFGPSFESGRTAPPRYIVTSALDSTIRLWETSTGRCLRTFFGHLEGVWALAADTLRIVSGAEDRMIKIWDPRTGKCERTFTGHSGPVTCIGLGDSRFATGSEDCEVRMYSFQS, via the exons ATGGAAAGCACACGGTCTCAGGAGGAGAAAGCCATATCCTCGCCCCCGGCCTTCACGTCGATCTTCGGTGGTCACGCCGAGTCCGCGGAGGAGATCGATGCTGATGCCGACAATAGCCAGCTGAAGCCCCACAATCGCAACAACGTAACAGCAACTTCGGCCAAGCTCGTGGGCAAAAGTGTCGCCCCTTTCCTCGCAAAGCACGTCCCCGACCAATACGCCCCCCTGGGATCGCAAAACAGAGAACCTGCCGCCTTGAGCAGCGCAAACTCCCGCTATTGCTATCGACATCGCCCAGACCGTAAGTGTCGCCGGCAGGCCGACGAACCGACAATGGATAAATTGCAACGG GAATTGGAGTCGCTCCCTCAGAGTGATCAGCAGGGCATTGCGCATGTCTGGTCGCTCTTCTCAGCCGCCCCAGCCAAGCACCGAAAACTCATACTCCAGGGAATCATGGCTCAATGCTGCTTCCCTCAACTCTCGTTCATTTCCACCACCGTCCGTGACCTCATCCGAATCGACTTCATTGCCGCTCTTCCTCCGGAGATCTCTTTCAAAATTCTGTGCTACCTGGACACCACTTCTCTTTGTAAAGCCGCACAGGTGTCGCGACGTTGGAGGGCGCTGGCCGACGACGATGTGGTCTGGCATCGCATGTGCGAGCAACATATTCATCGCAAGTGCAAGAAATGTGGCTGGggacttcctcttctggatCGGAAGAGGCTCCGTGAATCGAAGCGCGAGATTGAGCTTCGCGCCACGACCTGGGACGTCAACAGCCCGTCTCCGAAAGAGACTCCTGCGCTCCTTGAGGGCTCTTCGCCTGTCGCCGACAGCAGCGTTGGTACTAGTACAGGGAAACGAAAGCCTGAGCCAAACGAGGAAGAGACTGCTGTCGTCAAACGCCATTGCCAGTCGCTAGCGATGCGCCCAGAAGGAAGCGAAGATTATTTCAAAACCCGGTACAGACCTTGGAAGGAAGTCTACAAGGATCGTTTTAAGGTGGGCACGAATTGGAAGTACGGACGCTGTTCGATCAGGATCTTCAAGGGCCACACAAATGGCGTGATGTGCTTGCAATTCGAGGACAACATCCTGGCAACCGGATCTTACGATGCGACGATCAAGATCTGGGATACCGAAACGGGCCAGGAAATTCGCACGCTTCGGGGACACGAATCGGGTATTCGATGCCTGCAATTTGATGACACGAAGTTGATCAGCGGTAGTATGGATGGCAGCGTCAAAGTCTGGAACTGGCGCACTGGCGACTGCATTTCCACGTATACTGGTCATCGTGGCGGAGTAATCGGGCTGCACTTTGACGCTACTATCCTCGCATCCGCATCTGTTGATAAGACTGTGAAGATCTGGAATTTTGAGGACAAGTCAACTTGCCTCTTACGCGGACACACGGACTGGGTCAACGCGGTCCGGGTTGACACAGCCTCTCGCACGGTGTTCTCGGCGTCGGACGACTGCACGGTTCGGCTTTGGGATTTGGATACCAAGTCCTGCATCCGGACGTTCCATGGCCATGTGGGACAAGTTCAACAGGTGGTCCCTCTTCCCCGGGAATTTGAATTCGAAGAGCATGACGTGGAATGTGAGAACGACAACCTTAGCACTGTCTCTGGTGACACCGAGCCGGCATCTCTTCAGGCCACCCTTGGCCTCGAGTCCAATGCAGTTATCTCGCAGAATTCACCATTTGGTCCTTCTTTCGAGTCTGGTCGGACAGCACCGCCGCGCTACATTGTTACTAGCGCTTTGGACTCGACAATCCGTTTGTGGGAGACCAGCACCGGCCGGTGCCTGCGTACGTTCTTCGGCCATTTGGAGGGTGTCTGGGCTTTGGCAGCGGACACACTGCGTATTGTTTCTGGGGCTGAAGACCGGATGATCAAGATCTGGGATCCGCGAACCGGGAAGTGCGAGCGCACGTTCACCGGCCACTCTGGCCCTGTCACCTGCATTGGTCTTGGTGACAGTCGGTTTGCTACTGGAAGCGAGGATTGCGAAGTGCGCATGTACAGCTTCCAGAGCTGA